The following proteins are co-located in the Hydrogenophaga sp. RAC07 genome:
- the yajC gene encoding preprotein translocase subunit YajC, with protein sequence MFISSAYAQAATGGDTQSTILGMLPLVLMFVVLYFVMIRPQMKRQKEHKAMVEALAKGDEVVTAGGFLGKVSKIGEIYVGVELADGMEVQMQRTAVVQVLPKGTLKSV encoded by the coding sequence GTGTTCATTTCCTCCGCTTACGCCCAAGCCGCCACCGGTGGCGACACCCAATCCACCATCCTGGGCATGCTGCCGCTGGTGTTGATGTTCGTGGTGCTGTATTTCGTGATGATCCGCCCGCAGATGAAGCGCCAGAAGGAGCACAAGGCCATGGTGGAAGCCCTGGCCAAAGGCGACGAAGTGGTGACCGCCGGTGGCTTCCTCGGCAAGGTTTCCAAGATCGGCGAAATCTACGTCGGCGTGGAACTTGCCGACGGCATGGAAGTCCAGATGCAACGCACCGCCGTGGTTCAGGTGCTGCCCAAGGGCACGCTGAAAAGCGTCTGA
- the secD gene encoding protein translocase subunit SecD — protein sequence MNRYPLWKYAILVVALLISAIYALPNLFGESPAVQVSAARSTVRIDSGTVTRVEQALAAQGVQAALIQLDANSVKARFENTDDQLKARDALEKAFNPDPADAGHVVALNLLPRTPAWLISLGASPMYLGLDLRGGVHFMLQVDMPAALQRRADVLTADLRSALREKGVRHGGINRSGQTIELRAPDAQTAQAVSGLIQDQFPDLVVAETPDGTGVRMVATIKPEAARLVQDQALKQNITTLHNRINELGVAEPVIQQQGADRIVVQLPGVQDTAKAKDILGRTATLEVRMVDESSEGQAAERGTGPVPFGSERYPESNGQPVIVKRDVLLTGENLTDAQAGFDSQTQEAAVHLTLDAKGARIFRDVTRENVGKRMAIILFEKGRGEVVTAPVIRGEIGGGRVQISGAMTSVEASDTALLLRAGSLAAPMEIVEERTIGPSLGAENIEKGFNSVIWGFAVIVVFMCVYYALFGMFSSIALAFNLLLLVSLLSMLQATLTLPGIAAMALALGMAIDSNVLINERVREELRRGSSPQVAINTGYDHAWGTILDSNVTSLIAGLALLIFGSGPVRGFAVVHCLGIVTSMFSSVFFSRGLVNLWYGRQKKLKTVSIGTVWRPDDKTPAIKAD from the coding sequence ATGAACCGTTACCCGCTGTGGAAGTACGCGATCCTTGTGGTCGCCCTGCTGATCAGTGCGATCTATGCGCTGCCCAACCTGTTCGGCGAGTCGCCCGCCGTGCAGGTGTCGGCGGCCCGTTCCACGGTGCGCATCGACAGCGGCACGGTGACCCGGGTGGAGCAGGCGCTGGCGGCGCAAGGCGTTCAGGCCGCGTTGATCCAGCTGGATGCCAATTCGGTCAAGGCCCGCTTCGAGAACACCGACGACCAGCTTAAGGCGCGCGACGCGCTGGAAAAGGCCTTCAACCCCGATCCGGCCGACGCCGGCCACGTGGTCGCGCTCAATCTGCTGCCGCGCACACCCGCATGGCTGATCTCGCTGGGCGCCTCGCCCATGTACCTCGGCCTGGACTTGCGCGGTGGCGTGCACTTCATGCTCCAGGTCGACATGCCCGCGGCCTTGCAGCGCCGTGCCGATGTGTTGACCGCCGACCTGCGCAGCGCCTTGCGTGAAAAAGGTGTGCGCCACGGCGGCATCAACCGCAGCGGGCAGACCATCGAGCTGCGCGCGCCCGACGCCCAGACCGCGCAGGCCGTCAGTGGCCTGATCCAGGACCAGTTTCCCGATCTCGTGGTGGCCGAGACGCCCGATGGAACCGGCGTGCGGATGGTGGCCACCATCAAGCCGGAAGCGGCGCGCCTGGTGCAAGACCAGGCCTTGAAGCAGAACATCACCACCCTGCACAACCGCATCAACGAACTCGGCGTGGCCGAGCCGGTGATCCAGCAGCAGGGTGCAGACCGTATCGTGGTGCAGCTGCCCGGCGTGCAGGACACCGCCAAGGCCAAGGACATCCTGGGGCGTACCGCCACGCTGGAAGTGCGCATGGTCGACGAATCATCCGAAGGCCAGGCGGCCGAACGCGGCACCGGCCCGGTGCCCTTCGGCTCCGAGCGCTATCCCGAGAGCAACGGCCAACCCGTCATCGTCAAGCGCGACGTGCTGCTGACCGGCGAAAACCTCACCGATGCGCAGGCCGGCTTTGACAGCCAGACCCAGGAAGCCGCCGTGCACCTCACGCTGGACGCGAAGGGCGCACGCATCTTCCGCGATGTGACCCGCGAAAACGTGGGCAAGCGCATGGCGATCATCCTGTTTGAAAAAGGCCGGGGCGAGGTGGTCACGGCCCCGGTGATCCGCGGTGAAATCGGCGGCGGTCGGGTGCAGATTTCCGGCGCCATGACCAGCGTGGAAGCCAGCGACACGGCCCTGCTGCTGCGCGCCGGCTCGCTCGCCGCGCCCATGGAAATCGTCGAAGAACGCACCATCGGCCCCAGCCTGGGTGCCGAGAACATCGAAAAAGGCTTCAACAGCGTGATCTGGGGCTTTGCGGTCATCGTGGTCTTCATGTGCGTCTACTACGCACTCTTCGGCATGTTCTCCAGCATCGCGCTGGCCTTCAACCTGCTGTTGCTGGTGTCGCTCCTGTCCATGCTGCAGGCCACGCTCACCTTGCCCGGCATTGCGGCCATGGCGCTGGCGCTGGGCATGGCGATCGACTCCAACGTGCTGATCAACGAACGTGTGCGCGAAGAGCTGCGCCGTGGTTCTTCACCGCAGGTGGCGATCAACACCGGCTACGACCACGCCTGGGGCACCATCCTGGACTCCAACGTCACCTCGCTGATCGCGGGCTTGGCTTTGTTGATCTTTGGCTCCGGTCCGGTGCGCGGTTTTGCGGTGGTGCACTGCCTGGGCATTGTCACGAGCATGTTCTCCTCGGTGTTTTTCTCGCGTGGCCTGGTCAACCTCTGGTACGGCCGGCAGAAGAAGCTCAAGACGGTCTCCATCGGGACCGTGTGGCGCCCGGATGACAAGACCCCCGCCATCAAGGCCGACTGA